One genomic segment of Ricinus communis isolate WT05 ecotype wild-type chromosome 3, ASM1957865v1, whole genome shotgun sequence includes these proteins:
- the LOC8258867 gene encoding CBL-interacting serine/threonine-protein kinase 6, with protein sequence MAERSKDSHSSQLLHGKYELGRLLGHGTFAKVYHGRNLQTGKSVAMKVVGKEKVIKVGMMEQVKREIAVMKMVKHPNIVELHEVMASKSKIYFAMELVRGGELFSKIAKGRLREDVARVYFQQLISAVDFCHSRGVYHRDLKPENLLLDEDGNLKVTDFGLSAFAEHLKQDGLLHTTCGTPAYVAPEVIGKKGYDGAKADLWSCGVILYVLLAGFLPFQDDNIVAMYRKIYRGDFKCPPWFSSEARRLITKLLDPNPATRITISKIMDSSWIKKSVPKTVTSKEEMEFDAFNGDKSKQPETLNAFHIISLSEGFDLSPLFEEKKREEKEELRFATTRPASSVISTLEEVAKAGKFSVKKSETKVRMQGQESGRKGKLAIAAEIFAVTPAFLVVEVKKDNGDTLEYNQFCSKELRPALKDILWTSPADNSTIA encoded by the coding sequence ATGGCAGAAAGAAGCAAAGATAGCCACTCCAGCCAGCTCCTCCATGGTAAATACGAGCTCGGTCGGTTACTCGGACACGGCACTTTTGCTAAAGTGTACCACGGGCGTAACTTGCAAACCGGAAAGAGCGTGGCGATGAAAGTTGTTGGAAAGGAGAAAGTGATAAAGGTCGGAATGATGGAGCAAGTGAAAAGAGAAATAGCGGTTATGAAGATGGTGAAACATCCGAACATCGTCGAGTTACACGAGGTCATGGCGAGTAAGTCCAAGATTTACTTCGCCATGGAACTCGTTAGAGGCGGCGAGTTGTTTTCGAAGATTGCCAAAGGCAGATTGAGGGAGGACGTTGCTAGAGTTTATTTCCAACAGTTAATCTCAGCCGTTGATTTTTGTCACAGCCGTGGCGTTTATCACCGTGATTTAAAGCCTGAAAATCTTCTCCTTGACGAGGATGGTAACTTGAAGGTTACTGATTTCGGCCTCAGTGCTTTCGCTGAGCATCTGAAGCAAGACGGATTGCTGCATACTACGTGCGGCACTCCTGCATATGTTGCACCGGAAGTGATTGGGAAGAAAGGTTACGATGGAGCCAAAGCAGATCTCTGGTCTTGTGGTGTTATTCTTTACGTTCTTCTTGCTGGTTTCTTGCCTTTTCAAGACGATAACATAGTGGCTATGTATCGAAAGATTTATCGAGGCGACTTTAAATGTCCACCGTGGTTCTCATCTGAAGCGCGCAGATTGATCACCAAGCTGCTCGATCCGAATCCTGCTACTCGAATTACAATCAGCAAAATTATGGATTCATCGTGGATTAAAAAATCAGTGCCGAAAACTGTAACGAGTAAGGAGGAAATGGAGTTTGATGCGTTCAATGGGGACAAATCAAAGCAGCCTGAAACTTTAAACGCTTTTCATATTATCTCTTTATCCGAAGGGTTTGATTTGTCACCGTTGTTCgaagagaaaaagagggaGGAGAAAGAGGAGTTGAGGTTCGCCACAACGAGGCCAGCAAGCAGTGTGATATCAACATTAGAGGAGGTTGCTAAGGCTGGGAAATTCAGCGTAAAGAAGAGCGAAACCAAAGTGAGGATGCAGGGTCAAGAGAGTGgaagaaaaggtaaattagCTATAGCTGCTGAGATATTCGCTGTCACGCCGGCGTTTTTAGTGGTGGAGGTCAAGAAAGATAACGGCGACACTCTTGAATACAATCAATTCTGTAGCAAAGAGCTTAGACCTGCTCTTAAGGACATCCTGTGGACTTCCCCTGCTGATAATTCTACCATTGCTTGA